A genomic window from Macaca mulatta isolate MMU2019108-1 chromosome 19, T2T-MMU8v2.0, whole genome shotgun sequence includes:
- the KIR3DS05 gene encoding killer immunoglobulin-like receptor KIR isoform X7 — translation MSLIVLSVACVGFFLVQTACPYTGGQDNTFLSAWPSPVVPQGGHVTLRCHYRGGFNNFTLYKDDRSHIPIFHSRIFQESFLMGPVTPAHAGTYRCQGSYPHSPTEWLTPSNPLAIRVTGVHKKPSLLALPGPLVKSGETVTLQCSSDTVFEHFFLHREVTLEEPLHLVGELHGGGSQAKYSINSTTSDLAGTYRCYGSFTHSPYVLSAPSDPLDIVITGLYEKPSLSAQPGPTVQAGENVTLSCSSRCSFDMYHLSREGEARELSLSAVRSVNGTFQGDFPLGPATHGGTYRCFGSFRTAPYKWSHPSDPLPVSVTGNPSSSWPSPTEPSCKTSITRHLPIVIRYSVATIIFTILLFFLLHRWCSDKKRL, via the exons ATGTCGCTCATAGTCCTCAGCGTGGCGTGTGTTG GGTTCTTCTTGGTCCAGACGGCCTGTCCATACACGG GTGGTCAGGACAACACCTTCCTGTCTGCCTGGCCCAGCCCTGTGGTGCCTCAGGGAGGACACGTGACTCTTCGGTGTCACTATCGTGGTGGGTTTAACAACTTCACTCTGTACAAAGACGACAGAAGCCACATTCCCATCTTCCACAGCAGAATATTCCAGGAGAGCTTCCTCATGGGCCCTGTGACCCCGGCACACGCAGGGACCTACAGATGTCAGGGTTCATACCCACACTCCCCCACTGAGTGGTTGACTCCCAGCAACCCCCTGGCGATCAGGGTCACAG GAGTCCACAAAAAGCCTTCCCTCCTGGCCCTCCCAGGTCCCCTGGTGAAATCAGGAGAGACGGTCACCCTACAATGTTCATCAGATACCGTGTTTGAGCACTTCTTTCTGCACCGTGAGGTGACCCTTGAGGAGCCCTTGCACCTTGTTGGAGAGCTCCATGGTGGGGGATCCCAGGCCAAGTATTCCATCAATTCCACGACATCTGACCTTGCAGGGACCTACAGATGCTATGGTTCTTTTACTCACTCCCCCTATGTGTTGTCAGCTCCCAGTGACCCCCTGGACATCGTGATCACAG GTCTATATGAGAAACCTTCTCTCTCAGCCCAGCCGGGCCCCACGGTTCAGGCAGGAGAGAACGTGACCTTGTCCTGCAGCTCCCGGTGCTCCTTTGACATGTACCATCTATCCAGGGAGGGGGAGGCCCGTGAACTTAGTCTCTCTGCAGTGCGAAGCGTCAACGGAACATTCCAGGGCGACTTCCCTCTGGGCCCTGCCACCCATGGAGGAACCTACAGATGCTTCGGTTCTTTCCGTACCGCACCCTACAAGTGGTCACACCCGAGTGACCCACTGCCCGTTTCTGTCACAG GAAACCCTTCAAGTAGTTGGCCTTCACCCACTGAACCAAGCTGCAAAACCA GTATCACCAGACACCTGCCTATTGTGATTAGGTACTCGGTGGCCACCATCATCTTCAccatcctcctcttctttctccttcatcgTTGGTGCTCCGACAAAAAGA GACTCTGA
- the KIR3DS05 gene encoding killer immunoglobulin-like receptor KIR isoform X5 — MSLIVLSVACVGFFLVQTACPYTGGQDNTFLSAWPSPVVPQGGHVTLRCHYRGGFNNFTLYKDDRSHIPIFHSRIFQESFLMGPVTPAHAGTYRCQGSYPHSPTEWLTPSNPLAIRVTGVHKKPSLLALPGPLVKSGETVTLQCSSDTVFEHFFLHREVTLEEPLHLVGELHGGGSQAKYSINSTTSDLAGTYRCYGSFTHSPYVLSAPSDPLDIVITGLYEKPSLSAQPGPTVQAGENVTLSCSSRCSFDMYHLSREGEARELSLSAVRSVNGTFQGDFPLGPATHGGTYRCFGSFRTAPYKWSHPSDPLPVSVTGNPSSSWPSPTEPSCKTSITRHLPIVIRYSVATIIFTILLFFLLHRWCSDKKTRRDRMSESGCWQLRDLRHLRPPPVCWYVHMK, encoded by the exons ATGTCGCTCATAGTCCTCAGCGTGGCGTGTGTTG GGTTCTTCTTGGTCCAGACGGCCTGTCCATACACGG GTGGTCAGGACAACACCTTCCTGTCTGCCTGGCCCAGCCCTGTGGTGCCTCAGGGAGGACACGTGACTCTTCGGTGTCACTATCGTGGTGGGTTTAACAACTTCACTCTGTACAAAGACGACAGAAGCCACATTCCCATCTTCCACAGCAGAATATTCCAGGAGAGCTTCCTCATGGGCCCTGTGACCCCGGCACACGCAGGGACCTACAGATGTCAGGGTTCATACCCACACTCCCCCACTGAGTGGTTGACTCCCAGCAACCCCCTGGCGATCAGGGTCACAG GAGTCCACAAAAAGCCTTCCCTCCTGGCCCTCCCAGGTCCCCTGGTGAAATCAGGAGAGACGGTCACCCTACAATGTTCATCAGATACCGTGTTTGAGCACTTCTTTCTGCACCGTGAGGTGACCCTTGAGGAGCCCTTGCACCTTGTTGGAGAGCTCCATGGTGGGGGATCCCAGGCCAAGTATTCCATCAATTCCACGACATCTGACCTTGCAGGGACCTACAGATGCTATGGTTCTTTTACTCACTCCCCCTATGTGTTGTCAGCTCCCAGTGACCCCCTGGACATCGTGATCACAG GTCTATATGAGAAACCTTCTCTCTCAGCCCAGCCGGGCCCCACGGTTCAGGCAGGAGAGAACGTGACCTTGTCCTGCAGCTCCCGGTGCTCCTTTGACATGTACCATCTATCCAGGGAGGGGGAGGCCCGTGAACTTAGTCTCTCTGCAGTGCGAAGCGTCAACGGAACATTCCAGGGCGACTTCCCTCTGGGCCCTGCCACCCATGGAGGAACCTACAGATGCTTCGGTTCTTTCCGTACCGCACCCTACAAGTGGTCACACCCGAGTGACCCACTGCCCGTTTCTGTCACAG GAAACCCTTCAAGTAGTTGGCCTTCACCCACTGAACCAAGCTGCAAAACCA GTATCACCAGACACCTGCCTATTGTGATTAGGTACTCGGTGGCCACCATCATCTTCAccatcctcctcttctttctccttcatcgTTGGTGCTCCGACAAAAAGA CACGTAG AGACAGAATGTCTGAGTCTGGCTGTTGGCAGCTGAGGGACCTCAGGCACCTACGGCCTCCCCCTGTGTGTTGGTATGTGCACATGAAATGA
- the KIR3DS05 gene encoding killer immunoglobulin-like receptor KIR isoform X3 — MSLIVLSVACVGFFLVQTACPYTGGQDNTFLSAWPSPVVPQGGHVTLRCHYRGGFNNFTLYKDDRSHIPIFHSRIFQESFLMGPVTPAHAGTYRCQGSYPHSPTEWLTPSNPLAIRVTGVHKKPSLLALPGPLVKSGETVTLQCSSDTVFEHFFLHREVTLEEPLHLVGELHGGGSQAKYSINSTTSDLAGTYRCYGSFTHSPYVLSAPSDPLDIVITGLYEKPSLSAQPGPTVQAGENVTLSCSSRCSFDMYHLSREGEARELSLSAVRSVNGTFQGDFPLGPATHGGTYRCFGSFRTAPYKWSHPSDPLPVSVTGNPSSSWPSPTEPSCKTSITRHLPIVIRYSVATIIFTILLFFLLHRWCSDKKNAAVMDQEPAGDRTMNRQDSEEQDPQEVTYAQLDHCVFTRGKITRPSQRPRRPPTDTSVYIELPDAEPRSLSPAQEHHRQAWRGSSRETTALSQNRLHSSNVPPAGIFSLDSAS; from the exons ATGTCGCTCATAGTCCTCAGCGTGGCGTGTGTTG GGTTCTTCTTGGTCCAGACGGCCTGTCCATACACGG GTGGTCAGGACAACACCTTCCTGTCTGCCTGGCCCAGCCCTGTGGTGCCTCAGGGAGGACACGTGACTCTTCGGTGTCACTATCGTGGTGGGTTTAACAACTTCACTCTGTACAAAGACGACAGAAGCCACATTCCCATCTTCCACAGCAGAATATTCCAGGAGAGCTTCCTCATGGGCCCTGTGACCCCGGCACACGCAGGGACCTACAGATGTCAGGGTTCATACCCACACTCCCCCACTGAGTGGTTGACTCCCAGCAACCCCCTGGCGATCAGGGTCACAG GAGTCCACAAAAAGCCTTCCCTCCTGGCCCTCCCAGGTCCCCTGGTGAAATCAGGAGAGACGGTCACCCTACAATGTTCATCAGATACCGTGTTTGAGCACTTCTTTCTGCACCGTGAGGTGACCCTTGAGGAGCCCTTGCACCTTGTTGGAGAGCTCCATGGTGGGGGATCCCAGGCCAAGTATTCCATCAATTCCACGACATCTGACCTTGCAGGGACCTACAGATGCTATGGTTCTTTTACTCACTCCCCCTATGTGTTGTCAGCTCCCAGTGACCCCCTGGACATCGTGATCACAG GTCTATATGAGAAACCTTCTCTCTCAGCCCAGCCGGGCCCCACGGTTCAGGCAGGAGAGAACGTGACCTTGTCCTGCAGCTCCCGGTGCTCCTTTGACATGTACCATCTATCCAGGGAGGGGGAGGCCCGTGAACTTAGTCTCTCTGCAGTGCGAAGCGTCAACGGAACATTCCAGGGCGACTTCCCTCTGGGCCCTGCCACCCATGGAGGAACCTACAGATGCTTCGGTTCTTTCCGTACCGCACCCTACAAGTGGTCACACCCGAGTGACCCACTGCCCGTTTCTGTCACAG GAAACCCTTCAAGTAGTTGGCCTTCACCCACTGAACCAAGCTGCAAAACCA GTATCACCAGACACCTGCCTATTGTGATTAGGTACTCGGTGGCCACCATCATCTTCAccatcctcctcttctttctccttcatcgTTGGTGCTCCGACAAAAAGA ATGCTGCTGTAATGGACCAAGAGCCTGCTGGGGACAGAACAATGAACAGG CAGGACTCTGAAGAACAAGACCCTCAGGAGGTGACATACGCACAGTTGGATCACTGCGTTTTCACACGGGGAAAAATCACTCGCCCTTCTCAGAGGCCCAGGAGACCCCCAACAGATACCAGCGTGTACATAGAGCTTCCAGATGCTGAGCCCAGATCACTGTCTCCAGCCCAGGAGCACCACAGACAGGCCTGGAGGGGCTCTTCTAGGGAGACCacagccctgtctcaaaaccgGCTTCACAGCTCCAATGTACCACCAGCCGGAATCTTTAGTCTCGACTCTGCATCTTAG
- the KIR3DS05 gene encoding killer immunoglobulin-like receptor KIR isoform X2, with protein sequence MSLIVLSVACVGFFLVQTACPYTGGQDNTFLSAWPSPVVPQGGHVTLRCHYRGGFNNFTLYKDDRSHIPIFHSRIFQESFLMGPVTPAHAGTYRCQGSYPHSPTEWLTPSNPLAIRVTGVHKKPSLLALPGPLVKSGETVTLQCSSDTVFEHFFLHREVTLEEPLHLVGELHGGGSQAKYSINSTTSDLAGTYRCYGSFTHSPYVLSAPSDPLDIVITGLYEKPSLSAQPGPTVQAGENVTLSCSSRCSFDMYHLSREGEARELSLSAVRSVNGTFQGDFPLGPATHGGTYRCFGSFRTAPYKWSHPSDPLPVSVTGNPSSSWPSPTEPSCKTSITRHLPIVIRYSVATIIFTILLFFLLHRWCSDKKNAAVMDQEPAGDRTMNREIDSEEQDPQEVTYAQLDHCVFTRGKITRPSQRPRRPPTDTSVYIELPDAEPRSLSPAQEHHRQAWRGSSRETTALSQNRLHSSNVPPAGIFSLDSAS encoded by the exons ATGTCGCTCATAGTCCTCAGCGTGGCGTGTGTTG GGTTCTTCTTGGTCCAGACGGCCTGTCCATACACGG GTGGTCAGGACAACACCTTCCTGTCTGCCTGGCCCAGCCCTGTGGTGCCTCAGGGAGGACACGTGACTCTTCGGTGTCACTATCGTGGTGGGTTTAACAACTTCACTCTGTACAAAGACGACAGAAGCCACATTCCCATCTTCCACAGCAGAATATTCCAGGAGAGCTTCCTCATGGGCCCTGTGACCCCGGCACACGCAGGGACCTACAGATGTCAGGGTTCATACCCACACTCCCCCACTGAGTGGTTGACTCCCAGCAACCCCCTGGCGATCAGGGTCACAG GAGTCCACAAAAAGCCTTCCCTCCTGGCCCTCCCAGGTCCCCTGGTGAAATCAGGAGAGACGGTCACCCTACAATGTTCATCAGATACCGTGTTTGAGCACTTCTTTCTGCACCGTGAGGTGACCCTTGAGGAGCCCTTGCACCTTGTTGGAGAGCTCCATGGTGGGGGATCCCAGGCCAAGTATTCCATCAATTCCACGACATCTGACCTTGCAGGGACCTACAGATGCTATGGTTCTTTTACTCACTCCCCCTATGTGTTGTCAGCTCCCAGTGACCCCCTGGACATCGTGATCACAG GTCTATATGAGAAACCTTCTCTCTCAGCCCAGCCGGGCCCCACGGTTCAGGCAGGAGAGAACGTGACCTTGTCCTGCAGCTCCCGGTGCTCCTTTGACATGTACCATCTATCCAGGGAGGGGGAGGCCCGTGAACTTAGTCTCTCTGCAGTGCGAAGCGTCAACGGAACATTCCAGGGCGACTTCCCTCTGGGCCCTGCCACCCATGGAGGAACCTACAGATGCTTCGGTTCTTTCCGTACCGCACCCTACAAGTGGTCACACCCGAGTGACCCACTGCCCGTTTCTGTCACAG GAAACCCTTCAAGTAGTTGGCCTTCACCCACTGAACCAAGCTGCAAAACCA GTATCACCAGACACCTGCCTATTGTGATTAGGTACTCGGTGGCCACCATCATCTTCAccatcctcctcttctttctccttcatcgTTGGTGCTCCGACAAAAAGA ATGCTGCTGTAATGGACCAAGAGCCTGCTGGGGACAGAACAATGAACAGGGAGATA GACTCTGAAGAACAAGACCCTCAGGAGGTGACATACGCACAGTTGGATCACTGCGTTTTCACACGGGGAAAAATCACTCGCCCTTCTCAGAGGCCCAGGAGACCCCCAACAGATACCAGCGTGTACATAGAGCTTCCAGATGCTGAGCCCAGATCACTGTCTCCAGCCCAGGAGCACCACAGACAGGCCTGGAGGGGCTCTTCTAGGGAGACCacagccctgtctcaaaaccgGCTTCACAGCTCCAATGTACCACCAGCCGGAATCTTTAGTCTCGACTCTGCATCTTAG
- the KIR3DS05 gene encoding killer immunoglobulin-like receptor KIR isoform X1: MSLIVLSVACVGFFLVQTACPYTGGQDNTFLSAWPSPVVPQGGHVTLRCHYRGGFNNFTLYKDDRSHIPIFHSRIFQESFLMGPVTPAHAGTYRCQGSYPHSPTEWLTPSNPLAIRVTGVHKKPSLLALPGPLVKSGETVTLQCSSDTVFEHFFLHREVTLEEPLHLVGELHGGGSQAKYSINSTTSDLAGTYRCYGSFTHSPYVLSAPSDPLDIVITGLYEKPSLSAQPGPTVQAGENVTLSCSSRCSFDMYHLSREGEARELSLSAVRSVNGTFQGDFPLGPATHGGTYRCFGSFRTAPYKWSHPSDPLPVSVTGNPSSSWPSPTEPSCKTSITRHLPIVIRYSVATIIFTILLFFLLHRWCSDKKSKCCCNGPRACWGQNNEQGDSPPKASLMDIVLFPTSPEECEPLPHSTFPSLQDSEEQDPQEVTYAQLDHCVFTRGKITRPSQRPRRPPTDTSVYIELPDAEPRSLSPAQEHHRQAWRGSSRETTALSQNRLHSSNVPPAGIFSLDSAS; encoded by the exons ATGTCGCTCATAGTCCTCAGCGTGGCGTGTGTTG GGTTCTTCTTGGTCCAGACGGCCTGTCCATACACGG GTGGTCAGGACAACACCTTCCTGTCTGCCTGGCCCAGCCCTGTGGTGCCTCAGGGAGGACACGTGACTCTTCGGTGTCACTATCGTGGTGGGTTTAACAACTTCACTCTGTACAAAGACGACAGAAGCCACATTCCCATCTTCCACAGCAGAATATTCCAGGAGAGCTTCCTCATGGGCCCTGTGACCCCGGCACACGCAGGGACCTACAGATGTCAGGGTTCATACCCACACTCCCCCACTGAGTGGTTGACTCCCAGCAACCCCCTGGCGATCAGGGTCACAG GAGTCCACAAAAAGCCTTCCCTCCTGGCCCTCCCAGGTCCCCTGGTGAAATCAGGAGAGACGGTCACCCTACAATGTTCATCAGATACCGTGTTTGAGCACTTCTTTCTGCACCGTGAGGTGACCCTTGAGGAGCCCTTGCACCTTGTTGGAGAGCTCCATGGTGGGGGATCCCAGGCCAAGTATTCCATCAATTCCACGACATCTGACCTTGCAGGGACCTACAGATGCTATGGTTCTTTTACTCACTCCCCCTATGTGTTGTCAGCTCCCAGTGACCCCCTGGACATCGTGATCACAG GTCTATATGAGAAACCTTCTCTCTCAGCCCAGCCGGGCCCCACGGTTCAGGCAGGAGAGAACGTGACCTTGTCCTGCAGCTCCCGGTGCTCCTTTGACATGTACCATCTATCCAGGGAGGGGGAGGCCCGTGAACTTAGTCTCTCTGCAGTGCGAAGCGTCAACGGAACATTCCAGGGCGACTTCCCTCTGGGCCCTGCCACCCATGGAGGAACCTACAGATGCTTCGGTTCTTTCCGTACCGCACCCTACAAGTGGTCACACCCGAGTGACCCACTGCCCGTTTCTGTCACAG GAAACCCTTCAAGTAGTTGGCCTTCACCCACTGAACCAAGCTGCAAAACCA GTATCACCAGACACCTGCCTATTGTGATTAGGTACTCGGTGGCCACCATCATCTTCAccatcctcctcttctttctccttcatcgTTGGTGCTCCGACAAAAAGAGTAA ATGCTGCTGTAATGGACCAAGAGCCTGCTGGGGACAGAACAATGAACAGGGAGATAGTCCTCCTAAGGCCAGCCTCATGGATATAGTCTTATTCCCTACTAGTCCTGAAGAATGTGAGCCCCTCCCTCACTCAACATTTCCCTCTCTCCAGGACTCTGAAGAACAAGACCCTCAGGAGGTGACATACGCACAGTTGGATCACTGCGTTTTCACACGGGGAAAAATCACTCGCCCTTCTCAGAGGCCCAGGAGACCCCCAACAGATACCAGCGTGTACATAGAGCTTCCAGATGCTGAGCCCAGATCACTGTCTCCAGCCCAGGAGCACCACAGACAGGCCTGGAGGGGCTCTTCTAGGGAGACCacagccctgtctcaaaaccgGCTTCACAGCTCCAATGTACCACCAGCCGGAATCTTTAGTCTCGACTCTGCATCTTAG
- the KIR3DS05 gene encoding killer immunoglobulin-like receptor KIR isoform X4, which yields MSLIVLSVACVGFFLVQTACPYTGGQDNTFLSAWPSPVVPQGGHVTLRCHYRGGFNNFTLYKDDRSHIPIFHSRIFQESFLMGPVTPAHAGTYRCQGSYPHSPTEWLTPSNPLAIRVTGVHKKPSLLALPGPLVKSGETVTLQCSSDTVFEHFFLHREVTLEEPLHLVGELHGGGSQAKYSINSTTSDLAGTYRCYGSFTHSPYVLSAPSDPLDIVITGLYEKPSLSAQPGPTVQAGENVTLSCSSRCSFDMYHLSREGEARELSLSAVRSVNGTFQGDFPLGPATHGGTYRCFGSFRTAPYKWSHPSDPLPVSVTGNPSSSWPSPTEPSCKTSITRHLPIVIRYSVATIIFTILLFFLLHRWCSDKKNAAVMDQEPAGDRTMNREDSEEQDPQEVTYAQLDHCVFTRGKITRPSQRPRRPPTDTSVYIELPDAEPRSLSPAQEHHRQAWRGSSRETTALSQNRLHSSNVPPAGIFSLDSAS from the exons ATGTCGCTCATAGTCCTCAGCGTGGCGTGTGTTG GGTTCTTCTTGGTCCAGACGGCCTGTCCATACACGG GTGGTCAGGACAACACCTTCCTGTCTGCCTGGCCCAGCCCTGTGGTGCCTCAGGGAGGACACGTGACTCTTCGGTGTCACTATCGTGGTGGGTTTAACAACTTCACTCTGTACAAAGACGACAGAAGCCACATTCCCATCTTCCACAGCAGAATATTCCAGGAGAGCTTCCTCATGGGCCCTGTGACCCCGGCACACGCAGGGACCTACAGATGTCAGGGTTCATACCCACACTCCCCCACTGAGTGGTTGACTCCCAGCAACCCCCTGGCGATCAGGGTCACAG GAGTCCACAAAAAGCCTTCCCTCCTGGCCCTCCCAGGTCCCCTGGTGAAATCAGGAGAGACGGTCACCCTACAATGTTCATCAGATACCGTGTTTGAGCACTTCTTTCTGCACCGTGAGGTGACCCTTGAGGAGCCCTTGCACCTTGTTGGAGAGCTCCATGGTGGGGGATCCCAGGCCAAGTATTCCATCAATTCCACGACATCTGACCTTGCAGGGACCTACAGATGCTATGGTTCTTTTACTCACTCCCCCTATGTGTTGTCAGCTCCCAGTGACCCCCTGGACATCGTGATCACAG GTCTATATGAGAAACCTTCTCTCTCAGCCCAGCCGGGCCCCACGGTTCAGGCAGGAGAGAACGTGACCTTGTCCTGCAGCTCCCGGTGCTCCTTTGACATGTACCATCTATCCAGGGAGGGGGAGGCCCGTGAACTTAGTCTCTCTGCAGTGCGAAGCGTCAACGGAACATTCCAGGGCGACTTCCCTCTGGGCCCTGCCACCCATGGAGGAACCTACAGATGCTTCGGTTCTTTCCGTACCGCACCCTACAAGTGGTCACACCCGAGTGACCCACTGCCCGTTTCTGTCACAG GAAACCCTTCAAGTAGTTGGCCTTCACCCACTGAACCAAGCTGCAAAACCA GTATCACCAGACACCTGCCTATTGTGATTAGGTACTCGGTGGCCACCATCATCTTCAccatcctcctcttctttctccttcatcgTTGGTGCTCCGACAAAAAGA ATGCTGCTGTAATGGACCAAGAGCCTGCTGGGGACAGAACAATGAACAGGGAG GACTCTGAAGAACAAGACCCTCAGGAGGTGACATACGCACAGTTGGATCACTGCGTTTTCACACGGGGAAAAATCACTCGCCCTTCTCAGAGGCCCAGGAGACCCCCAACAGATACCAGCGTGTACATAGAGCTTCCAGATGCTGAGCCCAGATCACTGTCTCCAGCCCAGGAGCACCACAGACAGGCCTGGAGGGGCTCTTCTAGGGAGACCacagccctgtctcaaaaccgGCTTCACAGCTCCAATGTACCACCAGCCGGAATCTTTAGTCTCGACTCTGCATCTTAG
- the KIR3DS05 gene encoding killer immunoglobulin-like receptor KIR isoform X6, translating to MSLIVLSVACVGFFLVQTACPYTGGQDNTFLSAWPSPVVPQGGHVTLRCHYRGGFNNFTLYKDDRSHIPIFHSRIFQESFLMGPVTPAHAGTYRCQGSYPHSPTEWLTPSNPLAIRVTGVHKKPSLLALPGPLVKSGETVTLQCSSDTVFEHFFLHREVTLEEPLHLVGELHGGGSQAKYSINSTTSDLAGTYRCYGSFTHSPYVLSAPSDPLDIVITGLYEKPSLSAQPGPTVQAGENVTLSCSSRCSFDMYHLSREGEARELSLSAVRSVNGTFQGDFPLGPATHGGTYRCFGSFRTAPYKWSHPSDPLPVSVTGNPSSSWPSPTEPSCKTSITRHLPIVIRYSVATIIFTILLFFLLHRWCSDKKTTDIQEKVP from the exons ATGTCGCTCATAGTCCTCAGCGTGGCGTGTGTTG GGTTCTTCTTGGTCCAGACGGCCTGTCCATACACGG GTGGTCAGGACAACACCTTCCTGTCTGCCTGGCCCAGCCCTGTGGTGCCTCAGGGAGGACACGTGACTCTTCGGTGTCACTATCGTGGTGGGTTTAACAACTTCACTCTGTACAAAGACGACAGAAGCCACATTCCCATCTTCCACAGCAGAATATTCCAGGAGAGCTTCCTCATGGGCCCTGTGACCCCGGCACACGCAGGGACCTACAGATGTCAGGGTTCATACCCACACTCCCCCACTGAGTGGTTGACTCCCAGCAACCCCCTGGCGATCAGGGTCACAG GAGTCCACAAAAAGCCTTCCCTCCTGGCCCTCCCAGGTCCCCTGGTGAAATCAGGAGAGACGGTCACCCTACAATGTTCATCAGATACCGTGTTTGAGCACTTCTTTCTGCACCGTGAGGTGACCCTTGAGGAGCCCTTGCACCTTGTTGGAGAGCTCCATGGTGGGGGATCCCAGGCCAAGTATTCCATCAATTCCACGACATCTGACCTTGCAGGGACCTACAGATGCTATGGTTCTTTTACTCACTCCCCCTATGTGTTGTCAGCTCCCAGTGACCCCCTGGACATCGTGATCACAG GTCTATATGAGAAACCTTCTCTCTCAGCCCAGCCGGGCCCCACGGTTCAGGCAGGAGAGAACGTGACCTTGTCCTGCAGCTCCCGGTGCTCCTTTGACATGTACCATCTATCCAGGGAGGGGGAGGCCCGTGAACTTAGTCTCTCTGCAGTGCGAAGCGTCAACGGAACATTCCAGGGCGACTTCCCTCTGGGCCCTGCCACCCATGGAGGAACCTACAGATGCTTCGGTTCTTTCCGTACCGCACCCTACAAGTGGTCACACCCGAGTGACCCACTGCCCGTTTCTGTCACAG GAAACCCTTCAAGTAGTTGGCCTTCACCCACTGAACCAAGCTGCAAAACCA GTATCACCAGACACCTGCCTATTGTGATTAGGTACTCGGTGGCCACCATCATCTTCAccatcctcctcttctttctccttcatcgTTGGTGCTCCGACAAAAAGA CCACTGACATCCAGGAGAAGGTTCCATGA
- the KIR3DS05 gene encoding killer immunoglobulin-like receptor KIR isoform X8, which produces MSLIVLSVACVGGQDNTFLSAWPSPVVPQGGHVTLRCHYRGGFNNFTLYKDDRSHIPIFHSRIFQESFLMGPVTPAHAGTYRCQGSYPHSPTEWLTPSNPLAIRVTGVHKKPSLLALPGPLVKSGETVTLQCSSDTVFEHFFLHREVTLEEPLHLVGELHGGGSQAKYSINSTTSDLAGTYRCYGSFTHSPYVLSAPSDPLDIVITGLYEKPSLSAQPGPTVQAGENVTLSCSSRCSFDMYHLSREGEARELSLSAVRSVNGTFQGDFPLGPATHGGTYRCFGSFRTAPYKWSHPSDPLPVSVTGNPSSSWPSPTEPSCKTSITRHLPIVIRYSVATIIFTILLFFLLHRWCSDKKRL; this is translated from the exons ATGTCGCTCATAGTCCTCAGCGTGGCGTGTGTTG GTGGTCAGGACAACACCTTCCTGTCTGCCTGGCCCAGCCCTGTGGTGCCTCAGGGAGGACACGTGACTCTTCGGTGTCACTATCGTGGTGGGTTTAACAACTTCACTCTGTACAAAGACGACAGAAGCCACATTCCCATCTTCCACAGCAGAATATTCCAGGAGAGCTTCCTCATGGGCCCTGTGACCCCGGCACACGCAGGGACCTACAGATGTCAGGGTTCATACCCACACTCCCCCACTGAGTGGTTGACTCCCAGCAACCCCCTGGCGATCAGGGTCACAG GAGTCCACAAAAAGCCTTCCCTCCTGGCCCTCCCAGGTCCCCTGGTGAAATCAGGAGAGACGGTCACCCTACAATGTTCATCAGATACCGTGTTTGAGCACTTCTTTCTGCACCGTGAGGTGACCCTTGAGGAGCCCTTGCACCTTGTTGGAGAGCTCCATGGTGGGGGATCCCAGGCCAAGTATTCCATCAATTCCACGACATCTGACCTTGCAGGGACCTACAGATGCTATGGTTCTTTTACTCACTCCCCCTATGTGTTGTCAGCTCCCAGTGACCCCCTGGACATCGTGATCACAG GTCTATATGAGAAACCTTCTCTCTCAGCCCAGCCGGGCCCCACGGTTCAGGCAGGAGAGAACGTGACCTTGTCCTGCAGCTCCCGGTGCTCCTTTGACATGTACCATCTATCCAGGGAGGGGGAGGCCCGTGAACTTAGTCTCTCTGCAGTGCGAAGCGTCAACGGAACATTCCAGGGCGACTTCCCTCTGGGCCCTGCCACCCATGGAGGAACCTACAGATGCTTCGGTTCTTTCCGTACCGCACCCTACAAGTGGTCACACCCGAGTGACCCACTGCCCGTTTCTGTCACAG GAAACCCTTCAAGTAGTTGGCCTTCACCCACTGAACCAAGCTGCAAAACCA GTATCACCAGACACCTGCCTATTGTGATTAGGTACTCGGTGGCCACCATCATCTTCAccatcctcctcttctttctccttcatcgTTGGTGCTCCGACAAAAAGA GACTCTGA